In Planctomycetota bacterium, a genomic segment contains:
- a CDS encoding YkgJ family cysteine cluster protein, protein MSKPKEMTPLCESCSALCCRQIALPIDNPESAEDYDNVRWYLMHEGVHVFVEDDQWYLAFASRCKHLLPDNRCGIYEERPRICRKYTTDGCEWHGSEYDYDHLFTSAEQLRRHADKVLGKPLVKKKPAAPPPPGTVRLPIA, encoded by the coding sequence ATGTCGAAGCCGAAGGAGATGACGCCGCTGTGCGAGTCGTGTTCGGCGTTGTGCTGTCGGCAGATCGCGCTGCCGATCGACAATCCGGAGTCGGCCGAGGACTACGACAACGTCCGGTGGTACCTCATGCACGAAGGCGTGCACGTCTTCGTCGAGGACGACCAGTGGTACCTCGCGTTCGCCAGCCGCTGCAAGCACCTCCTGCCCGACAACCGCTGCGGCATCTACGAGGAGCGACCCCGAATCTGCCGGAAATACACGACCGACGGCTGCGAGTGGCACGGCAGCGAGTACGACTACGACCACCTGTTCACCAGCGCCGAACAGCTTCGACGTCATGCTGACAAGGTGCTGGGCAAGCCGCTGGTCAAGAAGAAGCCCGCCGCACCGCCGCCGCCTGGGACGGTGCGGTTGCCGATCGCGTGA
- a CDS encoding RsmD family RNA methyltransferase yields the protein MRIVAGEFRGRRLLPPVDDATRPVTDRVKQSLFDVVTPWLDGGVVWDVFAGTGSFGLEALSRGMERAVFFERHRPARLRLGKNILTLGLEDRTLIQTGDLYRTTFDDLPSPSVVFLDPPYRHVREKTDVLDALIGRSVEAMKPDGLLVFRHDAADDDVVISSARETDRRRWGQMTARLLAPASARPG from the coding sequence GTGCGCATCGTCGCTGGTGAGTTTCGAGGCAGACGACTGCTCCCGCCTGTCGACGATGCGACACGTCCGGTGACCGACCGCGTCAAGCAGAGCCTGTTCGACGTGGTCACGCCGTGGCTCGACGGCGGCGTGGTATGGGACGTCTTCGCGGGCACCGGCAGCTTCGGGCTGGAAGCACTGAGCCGCGGCATGGAGCGGGCCGTCTTCTTCGAGCGACATCGGCCGGCACGACTGCGGCTTGGTAAGAACATCCTGACCCTCGGCCTGGAAGATCGCACGCTGATTCAAACGGGCGATCTGTATCGAACGACTTTCGACGACCTGCCGTCACCCAGCGTCGTCTTCCTCGACCCGCCCTACCGCCACGTCCGCGAAAAAACCGACGTCCTCGACGCGCTCATCGGTCGCTCGGTCGAGGCCATGAAGCCCGACGGTCTGCTCGTCTTTCGTCACGACGCCGCGGACGACGACGTCGTGATCAGTTCGGCTCGTGAGACGGATCGTCGTCGCTGGGGTCAGATGACCGCGCGTCTGCTTGCGCCGGCATCGGCGCGCCCTGGATGA